A section of the Flavobacteriales bacterium genome encodes:
- the gldF gene encoding gliding motility-associated ABC transporter permease subunit GldF: MRALIIKEVRGFAGSLIGHITVVVFLLITGLFLWVFPDNLLDLGYADMAPLFQLAPWVFLFLVPAVTMRSFSEERRTGTIELLLTKPLSEGAIVGAKYIAAVVLVAAALLPTLVYVWSVMELAVPAGNIDRGGTWGSYLGLLMLGGCFAAVGVFASALTDSQIVAFLIAVFLCFCLFMGFDLVASFDAFGALEGPIKAMGIQEHYRSISRGVVDLRDVLYFGGVAAIFLLATRTVLQSRSW, translated from the coding sequence ATCGGCCACATCACGGTGGTGGTGTTCCTCTTGATCACCGGGCTCTTCCTGTGGGTGTTCCCGGACAACCTGCTCGACCTGGGCTACGCGGACATGGCCCCGCTCTTCCAGCTGGCTCCGTGGGTCTTCCTGTTCCTGGTGCCGGCGGTGACGATGCGGAGCTTCAGCGAGGAGCGGCGCACAGGCACCATCGAGCTGCTGCTGACCAAGCCGCTGAGCGAGGGGGCCATCGTGGGCGCCAAGTACATCGCGGCGGTGGTGCTGGTGGCGGCGGCGCTGTTGCCCACCCTGGTGTACGTGTGGAGCGTGATGGAACTGGCCGTGCCGGCGGGCAACATCGACCGGGGGGGCACCTGGGGCTCGTACCTGGGGCTGCTGATGCTGGGCGGCTGTTTCGCCGCGGTGGGCGTGTTCGCCTCGGCGCTCACCGACAGCCAGATCGTGGCCTTCCTGATCGCGGTCTTCCTGTGCTTCTGCCTGTTCATGGGCTTCGACCTGGTGGCCAGTTTCGATGCCTTCGGCGCGTTGGAGGGCCCCATCAAGGCGATGGGCATCCAGGAGCACTACCGCAGCATCAGCCGCGGGGTGGTGGACCTGCGCGACGTGCTCTACTTCGGCGGGGTGGCCGCCATCTTCCTGCTGGCCACGCGCACGGTGCTCCAAAGCCGCAGCTGGTGA
- the gldG gene encoding gliding motility-associated ABC transporter substrate-binding protein GldG codes for MARPGRSPRLRDLTELVAGVGIVLLLLFIAGFVRLRADLTSEERYTLKDTTRELIAGLDDRVYVKVYLAGDLPADLRRLSEATRELLDEMRVLGPDKLDFTFIDPSADPDAKVRQEVYATLEKQGLQYSSIRIREKDGHSEKIVFPGALVTTKGRTVAVQLLKTQLRTPDADMVNRSINNLEFELGSAIRQLTRKERPRIAFLEGHGELEPIQVRDVATLLGEHYDVSRVRIDGQLGSLSDRLEGARYRTNRWDLLIVAKPDSVFPEKDLYIIDQFVMNGGKVLWLLDAMNANLDSLRRNQYSMATAMELGVDQLLFAYGVRINNDLLLDRSCAPIEIFTTPYGNQRKLERFPWYFEPVLIPQAGHPIVNNIDPVHTRFVSSMDTIGTDSVRKTILLTTSPYNRVLRNPVRVALNIVELQLGLDKKGTPAPVAVLLEGPFTSAFAGRLTERFLTEGDPQYRAKGRPTSQLVISDGDVIENRVDPAKGMYYMLGYDRYANAKIYGNRELLVNAVNYLLDDRSLISLRSRAITLRQLDPVRSAGERALWQVVNLVVPSLVVILAGLLFHLLRKRRYTKAA; via the coding sequence ATGGCACGCCCCGGCCGCTCCCCCCGCCTGCGCGACCTCACCGAACTGGTGGCCGGCGTGGGCATCGTGCTGCTGCTGCTCTTCATCGCCGGTTTCGTGCGGCTGCGGGCCGACCTCACCAGCGAGGAACGCTACACCCTGAAGGACACCACCCGCGAACTGATCGCCGGGCTGGACGACCGGGTGTACGTGAAGGTGTATCTGGCGGGCGACCTGCCGGCCGACCTGCGGCGCCTGAGCGAGGCCACGCGCGAGCTGCTCGACGAGATGCGCGTGCTCGGTCCGGACAAGCTGGACTTCACCTTCATCGACCCCAGCGCCGACCCGGACGCGAAGGTGAGGCAGGAGGTGTACGCCACGCTGGAGAAACAGGGCCTGCAGTACAGCAGCATCCGCATCCGCGAGAAGGACGGCCACAGCGAGAAGATCGTGTTCCCCGGCGCGCTGGTGACCACCAAGGGCCGCACGGTGGCCGTGCAGCTGCTGAAGACCCAGCTGCGCACCCCCGACGCGGACATGGTGAACCGGTCGATCAACAACCTGGAGTTCGAGCTGGGCAGCGCCATCCGGCAGCTGACGCGCAAGGAGCGGCCGCGCATCGCCTTCCTGGAGGGCCACGGCGAGCTGGAGCCCATCCAGGTGCGGGATGTGGCCACGTTGCTGGGCGAGCACTACGATGTGAGCCGGGTGCGGATCGACGGGCAGCTGGGCAGCCTGAGCGACCGCCTGGAGGGCGCGCGCTACCGCACCAACCGCTGGGACCTGCTCATCGTGGCCAAGCCCGACAGCGTGTTCCCCGAAAAGGACCTGTACATCATCGACCAGTTCGTGATGAACGGCGGCAAGGTGCTGTGGCTGCTGGACGCCATGAACGCCAACCTGGACAGCCTGCGTCGCAACCAGTACAGCATGGCCACCGCCATGGAGCTGGGCGTGGACCAGCTGCTGTTCGCCTACGGGGTGCGCATCAACAACGACCTGCTGCTGGACCGCAGCTGCGCGCCCATCGAGATCTTCACCACACCCTACGGCAACCAGCGCAAGCTGGAGCGCTTTCCGTGGTACTTCGAGCCCGTGCTGATCCCGCAGGCCGGCCACCCGATCGTGAACAACATCGACCCGGTGCACACGCGCTTCGTGAGCAGCATGGACACGATCGGCACGGACAGCGTCCGCAAGACCATCCTGCTGACGACGAGCCCGTACAACCGCGTGCTCCGCAACCCGGTGCGCGTCGCCCTGAACATCGTGGAGCTGCAGTTGGGGCTGGACAAAAAGGGCACGCCGGCGCCGGTGGCGGTGCTTTTGGAAGGTCCCTTCACCTCGGCCTTCGCGGGAAGGCTTACGGAGCGCTTCCTGACGGAGGGCGACCCGCAGTACCGGGCGAAGGGGAGGCCCACGAGCCAGCTGGTGATCAGCGACGGCGACGTCATCGAGAACCGGGTGGACCCGGCCAAGGGCATGTACTACATGCTGGGCTACGACCGCTATGCCAACGCCAAGATCTACGGCAACCGCGAGCTGCTGGTGAACGCGGTGAACTACCTGCTGGACGACCGGAGCCTGATCAGCCTGCGGTCGCGGGCGATCACTCTGCGGCAGCTGGACCCCGTGCGCAGCGCGGGGGAGCGGGCGCTCTGGCAGGTGGTGAACCTGGTGGTGCCCAGCCTGGTGGTGATCCTCGCGGGGCTGTTGTTCCACCTGCTGCGCAAGCGGCGCTACACCAAAGCCGCATGA